Proteins from one Eubalaena glacialis isolate mEubGla1 chromosome 8, mEubGla1.1.hap2.+ XY, whole genome shotgun sequence genomic window:
- the BET1 gene encoding BET1 homolog codes for MRRAGLGEGVPPGNYGNYGYPNSGYSACEEENERLTESLRNKVTAIKSLSIEIGHEVKHQNKLLAEMDSEFDSTTGFLGKTMGKLKILSRGSQTKLLCYMMLFSLFVFFVIYWIIKLR; via the exons ATGAGGCGTGCAGGCCTGG GTGAAGGAGTACCTCCTGGCAACTATGGGAACTATGGCTACCCTAATAGTGGGTATAGTGCCtgtgaagaagaaaatgagagactcacggaaagtctgagaaacaaaGTAACTGCTATAAAATCT CTGTCCATTGAAATAGGCCATGAAgttaaacatcaaaataaattattagctGAAATG GATTCAGAGTTTGATTCTACAACGGGATTTCTAGGTAAAACCATGGGAAAACTGAAGATTTTATCCAGAGGGAGCCAAACAAAGCTGCTGTGCTATATGATGCTGTTttcattgtttgtcttttttgtcatttattgGATTATTAAACTGAGGTGA